A genomic window from Silene latifolia isolate original U9 population chromosome Y, ASM4854445v1, whole genome shotgun sequence includes:
- the LOC141629792 gene encoding uncharacterized protein LOC141629792, which yields MNTTKSEVYYNGVTSELKNDIQQATGFVEGSLPFRYLGVPIQAGRLTKLECNALVERMVNRIRSIGARKLSYAGRVVLINSVLNTLHSYWAGMFIIPKGVIRRIEGICRNYLWDGSSDYHRVPLVAWDKVTLPRDEGGLGIKKAELYNIAAVGKLVAWVYNKADKLWIKWINQVYLKQQDWHTYTPAAGVTWSWKSICKVKEKMKNGYQHNTWAANMKGYSIREGYEWLRTKQPKKEWVHLVWNKWNFPKHELISWLVMNQGLNVKAKLFQFGCCPDNRCCVCDQAPETIEHLFFECLYSRQVLSLVEQWFAILLQFDKPAPSQVNPLVVYCVVLQIQCLLDELL from the exons ATGAATACTACAAAATCTGAAGTGTACTATAATGGTGTTACTTCAGAACTGAAGAATGACATCCAACAAGCTACTGGCTTTGTGGAAGGATCCTTGCCTTTCAGGTACTTGGGAGTCCCTATACAGGCTGGCAGACTGACCAAGCTGGAATGCAATGCCCTGGTGGAGAGAATGGTGAATAGAATCAGAAGCATTGGTGCCAGAAAACTATCCTATGCAGGCAGGGTAGTTCTTATAAACTCGGTGCTTAATACTCTTCATTCCTACTGGGCAGGCATGTTCATCATCCCCAAAGGGGTTATCAGAAGGATTGAGGGCATTTGTAGGAACTACTTATGGGATGGGAGCTCTGACTACCACCGTGTCCCATTAGTAGCGTGGGATAAAGTCACATTACCAAGAGATGAAGGTGGCCTAGGCATAAAGAAGGCAGAATTGTATAACATTGCTGCTGTGGGCAAACTGGTAGCTTGGGTCTATAATAAAGCTGATAAGTTGTGGATTAAGTGGATAAACCAGGTGTACCTTAAGCAACAGGACTGGCACACCTACACTCCTGCTGCTGGTGTGACTTGGTCCTGGAAAAGTATATGCAAAGTTAAGGAAAAAATGAAGAATGGATATCAACATAATACCTGGGCTGCTAATATGAAGGGGTATTCTATCAGAGAAGGTTATGAATGGCTAAGGACCAAGCAGCCTAAGAAAGAGTGGGTTCACCTAGTCTGGAATAAATGGAACTTCCCTAAGCATGAGCTGATTTCATGGCTTGTGATGAACCAAGGTCTCAATGTCAAAgccaaactgtttcagtttggctGCTGTCCTGACAACAGATGTTGCGTCTGTGATCAGGCTCCTGAAACAATAGAGCATCTGTTTTTTGAATGCTTATATAGCAGACAGGTGCTGAGTCTAGTGGAACAATGGTTTGCAATATTG CTCCAATTCGACAAGCCAGCGCCTTCTCAG GTGAATCCCCTTGTTGTTTACTGTGTTGTCCTTCAAATTCAGTGTTTGCTGGATGAATTGCTTTAA